The genomic window GCTCCTGATAGGCTCCAGCCCAGCCCAGCCACCAATGGGCGAAGGGGGTGGTGTGGGCGGACGGGTGGCACGACAGCCAATCAGAGCGCAGGCCTCGGCGCCTGCCTTTTGACGGACGGGGGCGTGGACCAatagggtgggtgggagggagcgGGCCCCGCTGACGAGCGGGGGGCTGGCGGAGCGCTGGTGACGGGCGGCCTGAGATCGCGGGCCGCGGGGGGGGGGCGAACGCTGGAGTTTGCGGTGAAGACAGAAGGAAAGGTgagggtggggcggggggagccGATCGGTACCGGTGCCGGTAccgggggggcgggggcgggggtggggggaagatccGAGGCTGAGGGGCCCGGGCGCTGCAGCACGTTCCCTGCGTGCTCTCTGACGTCATGACGCCGGGCCTAGGACGCTCAGGCCCGGCGGGCCTGGTAGTCGGGTTGCCGCCGCCTACGCCGGGAGCTCCGCCGTCCCTCCGGTAGCAGCGGGGCCGCCCGCAGCCTCCGCCTACCCGGGCCGCGCCCCGCAGCTCGACGTCGCCGTCGTCAGGCAAcgcgggaggggaggggtaaaAAATGAGTCGCCGAGTCCGCCCAGCCGGCGGGGGGCGCTGCGGAGCCCGCCGGCCGGGCCACGCCCACCGTCCGCCAGCCCATTGGTCCCGCCGCCTGTCAGTCAGTCAGTCGCCCCGCCTCCCGTTGCCCGGGAGACCGCGGACGCCGCtgcccccccgtcccctccccacagacgctgccccaCCCGCCCTTCCCCCAGGGGAGGGGGCAgcggaggtgggggtgggagggagggagtggggcgggggggtggggggagggagtggggcgggggggtgggagggagggagtggggcggggggggtggggggagggagtggggcgggggtgggagggagggagggagtggggcgggggggtggggggagggagtggggcgggggtgggagggagggagggagtggggcgggggggtgggggggggggggggggggggtggggggaggggtgggggggggggtggggggggggggtgggggggggggtgggagggagggaggggtggggggggggtgggtggggggggggggggggtgggggggggggtgggggggggggggtggggggtgggtggggggggggggggtggggggggggggtggggggggggggtggggggggggggtgggggggggtgggaggggggggggggtgggggggggggggtggggggtgggtggggggggggggggggggggggggggggggggggggggggtgggtggcagggggtggggggggggtgggtgggggagggggggtgagggtgggggggtggtgggggcggtggggggggggggggggggggggggggggggtgggggaggggtgggggggggggtgggggggggagtgggggggggggtggggggggggtgggggggcgggggtgggagggagggagggagtggggcgcgggggtgggtggcagggagttggggaggtgggtgggtggcagggagggggcggtgagggtggggggttggtgggggcggtgggggtgggagggagggagggagtggggcgggggggtgggtgggggcggtggggtggggggtgggtggcaggGAATGGggcggggtgggagggagggtgggatggggcagcgagggtgggggtgggttggagggagggggcagcgggggtggggttgggtgtgagggggcagtggtggtgtgggttgggtggggggaaggaggcagtggtggtgggggttgggtggggggaagggggcagtgggggtggggggaaggtggggggaaggggcagcaggtgtgggtgggtgggggtgagggatggaggggtggCGGGGAGGGGGCCAGCGGGGgtggttgggagggagggggcagcgggggtgggggagggaaggagtggggctGGGGTGGCAgcaggggtgggtgtgtgggaggggggcagcaggggtgtgtgggggagggaaggggcagtggggtgggggagggagactgcaggggtggggggagggatggggcagtgggggtgggagggagggggcagcgggggtggggggagggagcgtgagtgggagggagggggcactgagggggcgggggtgggggtgcggtggggtgggaaggggcgGGCagcagggttgggggtgggggaggtggggcacTGAGGGGTCGAGTGGCTGAAGGGGAGGGGGCgctgaaggggagggggtgtgtgtgccTCCCTGTGCCCGCactaacctctcccctctccctccccacaggtgctggGGTCTGCTGGTGTCGGGGCTCCATGGCGTGCCGGGAGCTGCAGGCGGCCACCGGCCTGGCCCTGCTCTGCGGCCTCTGCTCCCTGGCCGGACTGCTGACCGCCACCCTGCTGCCCCGCTGGCGTCTGCAGCGACTCACCTCCCCCAACCGGCATGAGCAGAACCTGACGGTCAGCGCGGGGCTGTGGATCCGCTGCGTCCGCCCGCAAGGGGAGGGGCGCTGTGCCTACCGGGACGCGGAGTGGTACCGCTCGCTGGACCAGCTGGACCTGCGGCTGCTGCAGCTGGCCCTGCCCCTGGCGCTGGCCTCCGCCTCGGCcgctgctctgctgggagccctGGGGGCGTGCCGGGCGGCCTGCAGCGGGCGGGCGCCCCGGGCCGGTCTCGCCCGCTGCCTGGTCAACAGCGCCGGCTGCCAGCTGGGCGCCGGGCTGCTGTTCCTCCTGTCGGCCGGGCTGGCGCTGGGACCCACAGCCTGGCTCCTGCTCCACACCGGCCGGCTGAACCGGCGCTACGGTCCGGCCTGGAGCGCCGGGCCCGCCGCCTACCTGGCCCTGGGCAGCGGGGCGGGGCTGGCGGTGGCCGGGACCCTGCTCCTGCTCTGGTACTGCGCCTGCCGCCCCCTGCCCGCCCCACTCTGGCAGCCGCTGCCCGCCGGGGTGCccccccaccactaccccctgcCCGCCTACCTCTCCGCCCCCTCCAGCCGGCGGTCACGCCTCTCCACCCTGGAGATCGACATCCCCGTGGTCAGGCAGCAGACCTGCTAGGGGCGGAGGTCCCGAGGGGGGGACAGGGGGcgtaggggggaggggtggggtggccgGGTCCCTCTGCCTgacccccaaacacacacacagggtgggcacagagaaggagagagagagaccccccttcactgacacacacacacacacacacacacacacacacacacacacacacacactggggtgggatagagagagagggagatccctccctcactgacacacacaccaggggtgggagagagagagaccccccccccctcactgactctctctctcacacacacacacgcacatgctgTGACAGAGAGGGACCCCTCTCACTGACTCACTGGGATTGAGAGAGACCCCCCCCCGAGAGTCTCTCCTCTCTCTCgccacccacaaacacacacacctctctcccccccccacacacacacacacacacggtgggATGGAGAGAAACCCCCCTCACTGAcagtctctctcactcacacacacacacacacacacacacacaccagcccaCCCGCTGCATCCCCTGTACTCCGCGACTGAGCCATGTTGTGGACCGTGCACCCTGTAACTGGTGTCTGGTCTGACTGCCTGTGTGGAGGGTGGCTGGGAACCCAcatacccctcctcctcctccgctgATCCTCAGCTGTTCTTGCTTGGGGGTGGGTGCCCTCGACGAGTACGGTCATCGGTTACCCCCGCCCCCCTTGAGTGTGAGCCGCCCCCTCGAACGGCTGCCGTCCGTGTGCCGAAGGTGCTGtcacggtgaaggaacggcgatctggatagtgtgtgtgtggggggtagggtggggggcgTGGGGGTGGGTGATCCCCTCTCCTCCCGGCCGGGCAGCCGTGAAGAGTGAGGAGGCTGTGGCTGCTGGACTCTGGAGTGAAGATGGACGGAAGGTGGTCTcggcggatcgagcagcatccgcGGAGGGGAGAGgcgcggcggggggggggggggggggcaccctGGGGCGCGGGGGGCGGGTGACGGTGGTGCGTTTTGCGTAGACGGTGCAGTGCTTGTGTCCTGTGCACAGGCTGTCGTAAACGTGCGGAGCTGTGAGGCGCCGGTCGCGTGTGAAGGAGccggggcagggggagggagcgaggtgggggggggcCATCCCACTGGTACCTTTGATGGGATCAGTCCCTGTTTCAACCACCCCCATCACATCCCACCActtctcccctccactccccctccccaccccttcccctcccatcacttccccccccacctcctccctctccccccacacccccatcccatctccaccccctcccctcccacctccccatcctGTCCCACcttaccccacccccccagaggACACTGAGAACCCAGCTCCCCTTCCACAcgctgttcccccccccccaaccaccagccCCTGCGGGTGGGATTGAGGGGTGTCCCTGCAGTGGTGTCCTGGTGACCGGGAATGATCTCTCTCGCTCTGCCGACCCCGGTTCCTGGATCccgcctcgggggggggggggggggggggggggaggtggggggaggtgtgggaacCGCTGGCTGTGAGTGTCCCTGTGTCCTATGGAGAGTTCTGGTGTCTGTGACTGTCGGCAGTGGGAGTGCTTTCCAATAAAGGTATTTGTCAACACCGCCCGGTGTGGCCACTCgtctctgtgggatcttgctgtctgCTCAGGTgctccaggcccttcggcccacccagtccgtgCTGACCCTCTCCTACCCACCTACACCGATCCCATTCCGCTCCCCCCATTGGGAGGGAGGAAtcacagcagccgattaacccaccgaccctgcacgtTGTGGGGACgtgggaaggaaccagagcacccggaagggGCGGTGAAGGAGGGAGCGCCACGGGAGGGGCAGCAAGGGGGTagtgctgcgggaggggcagtgagcggccggccgcctgtcacttctgcggctgggaggagacggtgtaccgcgcgtacgcggagtgcgagaggctgcagcccctctttgcgtatctgtGGGGGCTGCTGCTcaggttctggctgcacttcagcccggcacTGTTGGTCTACGGTCACCCGGTGAGGCGAGGGGAGGGGCGCGCGggagatctcctggtgggtcttccgCTGGGCCTGGCCAAGTTGGCCATCCTCAGGATGTGGCGGTGGGCGGCTGAGGGTTACGGCAGGTCaccctgcctgcccgtcttctgctTACGTGAGCGTGCgcgtctttggagagggagcacgcggtctccgtgggcgccctggccgagtaccgcgctcggtgggcccctcaggggatcacgtgtgtcgtggacggtacaaacgcgattctcatttgaagtgttgcgttaacgggtgtagcgtcgcgtgtgtttCGTtggtattagtttgcattctctaccgtagttcTGTCGTGGCTCAGTTTCTTTCCTGTATTAGATGTCgcgtattgacactggttgtcctttagTACTGCTTTTAGCAGGACAGTGAggggggagcgccgcgccgcgggaggggcggtgaggagggagcgccgcgggaggggcgtgTTATGATAAGCCACGGGTGTTTGTAAGATGCACCCCCGGCAGTAAGGAACCCGCCACAACCGCTCAGGACACAGCACGTTTATAATATATACCTTTTATATACCAAAAGTACAGCCATGTGTAAACATCCGTATATCACAATataattcccctcccctccccttcccacccctccccgcccccccgcccctcccaccccactgaGACAAGGGGCAAAAATTCCTGAGTTAATTTCATAATTCACCATACGAAAATGTATGTACAAGATCACGGCTCCCACCTCTCGGCCGAGGGGTGAGGGGGACCTATCCCTGGGGCTCAGGGAGAAGGGAATGGGGtctgggggggtggaggggggggagggagggaggagtgggtggggggatagggtgggtgtggagagagggaggggtggggtaatAGAGGGGttggcagggagagagggaggggtgggtggggagagagggtgttaggtgggtgagggaggggtgggtgagagagggaggggtgggcgaGGAGGTGGGGGCATAGAGGGGGCGGGTatggagagaggggtgggtggggagagggagtgttgggtgggagaggagggtaggtgggggaagaggagggaggggtgggtgggggggagaggaggggggccgTATACATCGGCGCACGCACCCACCCTCTGGGAAGGGGGTCGTTATTCTGATCAGGGGGGTTGGAGTGACTCTTCCCCCACCGCCTGCTCCCCAGGCctgctggagggggtgggggacagacggaggggggtgaggagggggtagTACAGCCAGTCTGCAGTCTGAGCGCTATCCCCTAATGCAAACCTCCACTGACGGGTGTCGGGCAGGTCGAACTGAAATAATGCAACAGAAGATAGATCCTCTCttcaccctcacacaccccctcacacacaccccctcacacccccccctcacacaccccctcatacacaccccctcacacacaccccctcacacacccccacacacacacacacaccctcacacaccccccctcacacacaccccctcacacaccccctcacacacacacaccctcacacaccccctcacacacacacacaccctcacacacaccctcacacacaccccctcacactcacacaccccctcacacacacacacccccacacaccccctcacacactccctcacacacacaccccctcacacaccccctcacacacacaccctcacacaccccctcacacacacccccctcacacaccccctcacacaccccctcacacacacaccccctcacacaccccctcacacacaccccctcacacaccccctcacacacaccccctcacacaccccctcacacacacccccctcacacaccccctcacacacaccccctcacacaccccctcacacccgcccctcacacacccccctcacacacaccccccctcacacacaccccctcacacaccccccctcacacccccctcacacacacaccctcacacacacaccctcacacacacacaccccctcacacacacaccccctcacactcacacaccccctcacacacacaccctcacacacacacaccctcacacacaccctcacacacacacaccctcacacaccccctcacacacacacaccctcacacacacaccccctcacacacacacacaccctcacaccccctcacacacacacaccctcacacacacacacaccctcacacaccccctcacacacacaccccctcacacaccccctcacacacaccccctcacacaccccctcacacacacacaccctcacacacacacacaccccctcacacaccctcacacacacaccctcacacaccccctcacacacacacaccctcacacacacacacaccctcacacaccccctcacacaccccctcacacacacacaccctcacacacacacaccctcacacacacaccccctcacacacacaccctcacacacaccctctcacacacacacccctcacacaccctcgcacacaccctcacacacacacacaccctcacacacgcacaccctcacacacacacacaccctcacacacaccctcacgcacacacacaccctcacacacacacaccctcacacacacaccctcactcacacacaccctcacgcacacacaccctcacacacaccctcgcaCCCTcaaacacacaccctcacacacaccctcgcaccctcacacacacagaccctcactcacactcacaccctcgcacacacccccacacaccctcgcacacacac from Pristis pectinata isolate sPriPec2 chromosome X, sPriPec2.1.pri, whole genome shotgun sequence includes these protein-coding regions:
- the cldn12 gene encoding claudin-12, encoding MACRELQAATGLALLCGLCSLAGLLTATLLPRWRLQRLTSPNRHEQNLTVSAGLWIRCVRPQGEGRCAYRDAEWYRSLDQLDLRLLQLALPLALASASAAALLGALGACRAACSGRAPRAGLARCLVNSAGCQLGAGLLFLLSAGLALGPTAWLLLHTGRLNRRYGPAWSAGPAAYLALGSGAGLAVAGTLLLLWYCACRPLPAPLWQPLPAGVPPHHYPLPAYLSAPSSRRSRLSTLEIDIPVVRQQTC